The genomic stretch TGCAGATTTCGGTCAGCTGCTGATTAATGGGGAAGAGCTTGAGATAGGATTTAAGTTGATACGCGATACTTTCATTTTCACCAGTAAACGATTGATTCTGGTGGACAAGCAAGGATTGACGGGTAAAAAAGTGGAATATAAATCCATCACCTATAAAAGCATTACGAGGTTTAGTATCGAGACTGCCGGAACCTTTGATCTGGATGCAGAACTGAAGATCTGGATCTCCGGTGAGCAGCACCCATCACTGGTGAAGAAATTTAATAAATCAGTCAATGTTTATGATGTGCAGAAAGTGCTTGCCCGCCACGTTTTAGGATGATTGCTGAAGATATCATCACGAGCGGTATACCGAAATGATAATCCTACAAAAGCCTATGCTCATTTTCCAGCCTGGCTTTTTATACCAATGACATAAAAAAGATCACCCGACAATCAGGTGATCTTTATATGCTATC from Echinicola soli encodes the following:
- a CDS encoding PH domain-containing protein; protein product: MGIFSSLLGNAGAVEPEKLRADFGQLLINGEELEIGFKLIRDTFIFTSKRLILVDKQGLTGKKVEYKSITYKSITRFSIETAGTFDLDAELKIWISGEQHPSLVKKFNKSVNVYDVQKVLARHVLG